The proteins below come from a single Tissierella sp. MB52-C2 genomic window:
- a CDS encoding ABC transporter ATP-binding protein produces the protein MFLEMKDLTKLFDKDNGVREFNLKVEEGEFVTILGPSGCGKTTTLNLLGGFLYPDKGEILLDELNITKFPPEKRPISTVFQNYALFPHMNVIENIAYGIRFYRKEKKRKAMEIAKDYINIVGLEGYEKSKVGNLSGGQQQRVALARSMATNPKILLLDEPLSNLDASLRVKMREELKELQKRLNITMIFVTHDQSEALSLSDKIVVMEKGNIVQIGSPKEIYFYPANEYVASFIGKSNLFIEDEKNYILRPEDIKMERSINGKYIIKEKVFMGQHTEYKIQNNQQILEVHLSGKDNSEFSLGDKVDIEISHKNKI, from the coding sequence ATGTTTTTAGAGATGAAGGACTTAACTAAACTATTTGATAAGGATAATGGAGTAAGAGAATTTAATCTTAAAGTAGAAGAAGGGGAATTTGTAACTATATTAGGACCTTCAGGCTGTGGTAAAACTACTACATTAAACTTATTAGGCGGTTTTCTATATCCTGATAAAGGAGAAATTTTACTAGATGAATTAAATATCACTAAATTTCCACCAGAAAAAAGACCTATATCTACAGTTTTCCAAAACTATGCTCTATTTCCTCATATGAATGTAATAGAAAATATTGCTTATGGGATTAGATTCTATAGGAAAGAAAAAAAGAGAAAAGCCATGGAAATAGCTAAAGACTATATTAATATAGTTGGACTTGAAGGATATGAAAAAAGTAAAGTAGGAAATTTAAGTGGTGGACAACAGCAAAGAGTTGCTTTAGCCAGATCCATGGCTACTAATCCTAAAATTTTACTTCTAGATGAACCTCTTAGTAATTTAGATGCAAGCCTTAGAGTGAAAATGAGGGAGGAATTAAAGGAGCTTCAAAAAAGGTTAAATATCACAATGATATTTGTAACCCACGATCAATCGGAGGCTCTTTCCCTATCAGATAAAATTGTAGTCATGGAGAAGGGAAATATAGTACAGATAGGTTCTCCCAAAGAAATATATTTTTATCCAGCAAATGAATATGTGGCATCTTTTATTGGTAAATCTAATTTATTTATTGAAGATGAGAAGAACTATATTTTAAGACCTGAAGATATAAAAATGGAAAGAAGTATTAACGGAAAATATATTATTAAAGAAAAGGTCTTTATGGGGCAACATACAGAATATAAAATCCAAAATAATCAACAGATATTAGAAGTTCATTTATCGGGGAAGGACAATAGTGAATTTAGTCTGGGCGATAAGGTAGATATAGAAATTAGTCATAAAAATAAAATATAA
- a CDS encoding iron ABC transporter permease gives MINRSKLKERVDFSALSFDYVIDKLILFTVIISLLMFILYPIIMVISTSFYSKGVFTLDNYKDLLKNENIKLIKNSLFVSTLSSILGTFFALIISLFTFLQRERLKKIILKSLMITMISPPFVSALALILLFGRRGLITYNLLGLSVNPYGWKGIVLLQTLGQVSLASMMLISTLDSIDNRQILASRDLGASPMSTLINVILPASFPGIMSVLFLQFTINLADFGTPIIIGGRFKVLATEAYMKIFSSGDLGKAAAMSVLLIPPAIIAFYFYRKNMTKLNNLSSGTKAVGGDNYDFNLPFGIRCILSFITGLFFLLMILKYGNIFLSAISINSSGSLKFTLKHFKEVRFGYLPSIYRSIVFAISSGIISSIIGILLSYYTHRRELPFMKYIEFISSLPYIIPGIFFGLGYIVAFNNEPLLLTGTTLIVILNNTFRHISVANKAANAYFTTMNSKIEDAARDLGASRTRILMTIIFPLLKPTFLTSFINTFTACMTTVGAIIFLVSPRNVVSSIVMFKDISNGQYGLGAVMASILIVITVSVNLIAIKLLSKERA, from the coding sequence GTGATAAATAGAAGTAAATTAAAAGAAAGAGTTGATTTTTCAGCTCTTTCTTTTGACTATGTTATAGACAAATTAATTCTATTTACAGTTATAATAAGTTTACTTATGTTTATTCTATATCCGATTATTATGGTAATATCTACAAGTTTTTATAGTAAAGGTGTTTTTACCTTAGATAACTACAAGGACTTACTTAAAAATGAAAATATTAAATTAATAAAAAATAGTTTATTTGTCTCAACTTTATCTTCAATACTTGGGACTTTTTTTGCATTAATCATAAGTTTATTTACTTTTTTGCAAAGAGAAAGGTTAAAGAAGATAATCCTGAAATCATTGATGATTACTATGATATCTCCACCTTTTGTTTCAGCCTTGGCATTGATTTTATTATTTGGAAGAAGAGGACTTATAACTTATAATCTATTGGGTTTAAGTGTAAACCCCTATGGTTGGAAGGGGATAGTTTTGCTTCAAACTTTAGGACAAGTATCCCTTGCTTCCATGATGCTTATTTCGACTTTAGACTCCATAGACAATAGACAGATATTAGCATCTAGAGATTTGGGAGCATCTCCCATGAGTACTTTAATCAATGTAATTTTACCTGCCAGTTTTCCAGGAATTATGTCTGTTTTATTTTTACAGTTTACTATAAATCTAGCAGACTTTGGTACTCCCATAATCATAGGTGGAAGGTTTAAAGTATTGGCAACTGAAGCCTATATGAAGATTTTTTCTTCTGGAGATTTAGGCAAGGCTGCGGCTATGTCAGTTCTCCTTATTCCACCAGCAATAATTGCTTTTTATTTCTATAGAAAAAATATGACGAAACTAAATAATTTATCTAGTGGGACTAAGGCTGTTGGAGGAGATAATTATGATTTTAATCTTCCTTTTGGAATTAGGTGTATATTGTCATTTATAACAGGATTATTTTTTCTTTTAATGATATTGAAATATGGAAATATATTTTTATCTGCAATATCTATTAATTCTTCTGGAAGTCTTAAATTTACCTTAAAACATTTTAAAGAAGTTAGATTCGGATATTTACCTAGTATATATAGAAGTATAGTTTTCGCCATAAGTTCAGGGATTATCTCTTCCATAATAGGAATATTATTATCTTATTATACACATAGAAGAGAATTACCCTTTATGAAATATATTGAATTTATATCTTCTTTACCATATATTATTCCAGGAATATTTTTTGGACTTGGATATATTGTAGCATTTAATAATGAACCCTTATTGTTGACAGGGACTACTTTAATTGTAATATTGAATAATACTTTTAGACATATTTCAGTTGCGAATAAAGCTGCCAATGCCTATTTTACAACTATGAATAGTAAAATTGAAGATGCAGCTAGAGATTTAGGAGCATCAAGAACTAGAATACTTATGACTATTATATTTCCTCTATTAAAGCCAACTTTTCTTACTAGCTTTATAAATACATTTACTGCTTGTATGACCACTGTAGGAGCTATTATATTTTTAGTATCTCCTAGAAATGTAGTATCTAGTATTGTAATGTTTAAAGATATTTCAAATGGACAATATGGTTTAGGAGCAGTGATGGCAAGTATACTTATTGTTATAACAGTTTCAGTAAATCTAATTGCTATAAAACTTCTTAGTAAGGAAAGGGCGTGA